From the genome of Capricornis sumatraensis isolate serow.1 chromosome 17, serow.2, whole genome shotgun sequence, one region includes:
- the SDF2L1 gene encoding stromal cell-derived factor 2-like protein 1 translates to MWSAGRGRAAGPALLGLLLALSLSGGRAAKTDAGLVTCGSVLKLFNTQHRVRLHSHDIKYGSGSGQQSVTGVEASDDANSYWRIRGDTEGGCPRGSPVRCGQAVRLTHVLTGKNLHTHHFPSPLTNNQEVSAFGEDGEGDDLDLWTVRCSGLHWEREAAVRFQHVGTSVFLSVTGEQYGSPIRGQHEVHGMASASAHNKWKAMEGVFIKPNPEASGGHDEL, encoded by the exons ATGTGGAGCGCGGGCCGCGGTCGAGCTGCGGGCCCGGCGCTGCTGGGGCTACTGCTGGCCCTCTCGCTGTCGGGGGGCCGTGCCGCCAAGACCGACGCGGGGCTCGTGACCTGCGGGTCGGTGCTGAAGCTGTTCAACACGCAGCACCGGGTGCGGCTGCACTCGCACGACATCAAATACGGATCCG GCAGCGGCCAGCAGTCGGTGACCGGCGTGGAGGCGTCCGACGACGCCAACAGCTACTGGCGAATCCGCGGCGACACGGAGGGAGGGTGTCCGCGCGGGTCCCCGGTGCGCTGCGGGCAAGCGGTGCGGCTGACGCACGTGCTCACCGGCAAGAACCTGCACACGCACCACTTCCCGTCGCCGCTGACCAACAACCAG GAGGTGAGCGCCTTTGGGGAGGACGGCGAGGGGGACGACCTGGACCTGTGGACCGTGCGCTGCTCAGGGCTGCACTGGGAGCGAGAGGCTGCCGTGCGCTTCCAGCACGTGGGCACCTCCGTGTTCCTGTCGGTCACTGGCGAGCAGTACGGGAGCCCAATCCGGGGGCAGCATGAGGTGCATGGCATGGCCAGTGCCAGCGCCCACAATAAGTGGAAGGCCATGGAAGGCGTCTTCATCAAGCCCAACCCGGAGGCCTCTGGGGGCCACGATGAGCTCTGA
- the CCDC116 gene encoding coiled-coil domain-containing protein 116, with amino-acid sequence MASCRHHSGYLADDEAGHPTYVARVQPPKKSLFSEMGHASKPGHRPHPPSSHDPSGSSGRCRNPKGPRPFKSFLDFLVEGQVLESLQTVVEEATERMATVKTEAGVPLVEVQDPVEVPRGRRRARARPSLSTLRRHRARPGLCVGRPNNYPSRSSSMSDSRSSCTAADWPGCHSRDSDLGSRGLGRLPPVSDQLLLEKSLRRLLQLESRGRGLGQPSSHGDSLLWDSLDSQTSSQWTVQQPLSWFSGPLGSSWDTHESSELGPTERELGFLRRQLNKEMRSLLSQPASFELPGYSALREPHRTLDFLAEHHLFPALQNVVNRAVEKLSGARRRDGGPLFPSEWETARESDSKVATPTDGEELYASPPTTASSPRTEQRSSKPKGRGEAKEAGSPVSGPQVATRLRLESPGYKFSKKKPLPSILSRSSSVSQLSDPWHEELVDYLKDQAVSLLIHKYSFEKNLTNQLGFISFPVTEVLMDLFLGFKKVKGSRIRLSSTVDWHRLLRRLEEAESSRHSSRLAFRPPDRPTSQLSTPRRGMGTPATPSEVSARGHRIRDKPMGPSCLDVRPQGSRPHTPQEHSRPPEAKRFLSPTKAGVASHPSEQTVDVEGQQNTEEDEEEEEEDEQEEDEEEDVFGDEDQPQSSQEPPGEAAISSPVAGSGAGPSDLP; translated from the exons ATGGCCAGCTGCCGCCACCATTCGGGCTACCTGGCGGACGATGAGGCCGGCCACCCTACCTACGTGGCCCGG GTGCAGCCACCTAAGAAGTCACTGTTCTCAGAAATGGGCCACGCCTCCAAGCCGGGCCACAGGCCACACCCGCCTTCCTCGCATGACCCCTCTGGCAGTTCAGGCCGCTGCAGAAACCCCAAGGGCCCTCGACCCTTTAagagcttcctggatttcctTGTCGAGGGTCAGGTGCTGGAAAGCCTGCAGACGGTGGTGGAGGAGGCAACGGAGCGCATGGCCACCGTGAAGACCGAGGCGGGGGTGCCGCTGGTGGAAGTGCAGGACCCCGTGGAGGTGCCGCGGGGCCGGCGCCGGGCGCGGGCCCGGCCCAGCCTCAGCACCCTGCGCCGGCACCGCGCCCGGCCCGGCCTCTGCGTGGGGCGCCCCAACAATTACCCCTCACGCTCCAGTTCCATGTCCGACTCCCGCAGCAGCTGCACAGCCGCCGACTGGCCAGGATGCCACAGCCGGGACAGCGACCTGGGCTCCCGGGGCCTGGGCCGACTGCCACCCGTGTCGGACCAACTCCTGCTGGAGAAGAGCCTCAGACGGCTGCTGCAGCTGGAGAGCCGAGGG AGAGGCCTGGGGCAGCCCTCCTCCCACGGGGACTCGCTGCTGTGGGACTCGCTGGACAGCCAGACCAGCAGCCAGTGGACCGTACAGCAGCCCCTGTCGTGGTTCTCAGGCCCGCTGGGCTCCAGCTGGGACACGCACGAATCGTCAGAGCTGGGGCCCACGGAGCGCGAGCTGGGCTTCCTCAGGCGGCAGCTGAACAAGGAGATGAGATCCCTGCTGAGCCAGCCGGCGTCGTTTGAGCTGCCTGGCTACTCTGCGCTCCGCGAGCCCCATCGGACGCTGGACTTCCTGGCCGAGCACCACCTCTTCCCCGCCCTGCAGAACGTGGTCAACCGGGCCGTAGAGAAGCTCAGCGGCGCCCGCCGCCGCGACGGCGGCCCGCTCTTCCCGTCGGAATGGGAGACAGCCCGGGAGTCCGACTCCAAGGTGGCCACGCCCACGGACGGGGAGGAGCTCTACGCGTCACCGCCCACCACGGCCTCCAGCCCCCGGACCGAGCAAAGGAGCAGCAAGCCCAAGGGGCGCGGCGAGGCCAAGGAAGCCGGCTCTCCCGTGTCTGGCCCTCAAGTGGCCACCAGGCTCCGGCTGGAG AGCCCCGGCTACAAGTTCAGCAAGAAGAAGCCGCTGCCCTCCATCCTGTCCAGGTCCAGCAGTGTGTCCCAGCTCTCTGACCCCTGGCACGAGGAACTCGTCGACTACCTGAAGGATCAGGCTGTGTCCCTGCTCATCCACAAGTACAGCTTCGAGAAGAACCTCACCAACCAGCTGGGCTTCATCTCCTTCCCGGTCACCGAGGTGCTCATGGACCTCTTCCTGGGCTTCAAGAAGGTGAAGGGCTCACGCATCCGCCTGTCCTCCACGGTTGACTGGCACCGCCTGCTGCGCCGGCTGGAGGAGGCCGAGTCCAGCCGGCACTCGTCCCGGCTGGCGTTCCGGCCCCCCGACCGACCGACCTCCCAGCTCAGCACCCCTCGGCGAGGCATGGGGACCCCCGCCACACCCTCCGAGGTCTCCGCCAGGGGCCACAGGATCCGGGACAAGCCCATGGGGCCCTCCTGCCTCGACGTGAGGCCCCAGGGCTCCCGGCCCCATACCCCACAGGAGCACTCCAGGCCCCCGGAGGCCAAGCGGTTCCTGTCCCCCACCAAGGCCGGCGTGGCCTCCCATCCATCCGAGCAGACGGTGGACGTGGAGGGCCAGCAGAACACTGAGGAGgacgaagaggaggaggaggaagatgagcaggaggaggacgaggaggaagACGTCTTTGGAGATGAGGACCAGCCCCAGAGCTCCCAGGAGCCTCCAGGGGAGGCCGCAATCAGCTCCCCCGTGGCAGGCTCTGGGGCAGGCCCCAGTGACCTCCCGTGA
- the YDJC gene encoding carbohydrate deacetylase, with the protein MARLRVRMVVTADDFGYCPRRDEGIVEAFLAGAVTSVSLLVNGSAAESAAELARRHQIPTGLHANLSEGRPVGPARHGASSLIGSEGFFLGKMGFRRAVAAGEVILAQVREELEAQLSRFRELLGRDPTHVDGHQHVHVLPGVCRVFAEALQACGVRFTRLPLERGLDGCAWLEAPARAFAGAVEQDARAAIGPFVHHGLRWTDVFVGLSTCGRNMSTHRVLAALTRALEGTPTGQAVTAELMAHPGYPSVPPLGGCGEGPDAFSCSLERLHELRVLTAPALRAQLARDGVQLCTLEDLDRKKPREGAPSKAARETLLEPSPP; encoded by the exons ATGGCCCGGCTTCGCGTGCGGATGGTGGTCACGGCAGACGACTTTGGCTACTGCCCGCGGCGCGACGAGGGCATCGTGGAAGCCTTCCTGGCCGGGGCTGTGACCAGCGTGTCCCTGCTGGTCAACGGTTCGGCCGCCGAGAGCGCGGCTGAACTGGCCCGCAG GCACCAGATCCCCACGGGCCTCCACGCCAATCTGTCCGAGGGCCGCCCCGTGGGCCCGGCCCGCCACGGCGCCTCTTCGCTGATCGGCTCCGAGGGCTTCTTCCTCGGCAAGATGGGATTCCGGCGGGCGGTGGCGGCTGGAGAAGTGATCTTGGCCCAG GTGCGAGAAGAGCTGGAGGCCCAGCTGAGCCGCTTCCGGGAGTTACTGGGCAGGGACCCTACTCACGTGGACGGCCACCAGCACGTGCACGTGCTCCCAG GCGTGTGCCGGGTGTTCGCCGAAGCCCTGCAGGCCTGCGGAGTGCGCTTCACTAGGCTGCCGCTGGAGCGCGGGTTAGACGGCTGCGCGTGGCTGGAGGCCCCAGCGCGCGCCTTTGCCGGCGCCGTGGAGCAAGACGCCCGCGCCGCCATCGGTCCCTTTGTCCACCATGGCCTTCG GTGGACCGACGTCTTCGTGGGCTTGAGCACCTGCGGCCGGAACATGTCCACGCACCGAGTGCTGGCGGCACTGACTCGGGCCCTGGAAGGCACGCCCACTGGCCAGGCAGTGACGGCCGAGCTGATGGCACACCCCGGCTACCCGAGTGTGCCTCCACTTGGGGGCTGCGGGGAGGGCCCCGACGCCTTCTCCTGCTCTTTGGAACGCCTGCATGAGCTGCGTGTCCTCACGGCGCCCGCACTGCGGGCTCAGCTTGCCCGGGATGGCGTGCAGCTCTGCACCCTGGAAGACCTAGACCGAAAGAAGCCCAGAGAAGGGGCCCCCAGCAAAGCCGCTCGGGAAACCCTTCTGGAGCCCTCCCCACCGTGA